The following proteins are co-located in the Synchiropus splendidus isolate RoL2022-P1 chromosome 14, RoL_Sspl_1.0, whole genome shotgun sequence genome:
- the LOC128771115 gene encoding parathyroid hormone-related protein-like translates to MSSIVMLHQWSLAVFLLCFPMTLHGRTVSAVSNRTRRSVSHAQLMHDKGRTMQELKRRLWIQELLHKVHTANGPAPTLQDRTPNFSGNSVHLKPPEASKNILDRFILDRDGGNLPQETNKSLAYKDQPLKLATKRKKKVRFGRRRETDKKRRRER, encoded by the exons ATGTCCTCCATAGTCATGCTTCACCAGTGGAGCCTTGCTGTGTTTTTACTCTGTTTTCCGATGACTCTACACGGAAGGACAGTTTCTGCAGTTAGTAACAGAAC GAGGAGGTCAGTAAGCCATGCCCAGCTGATGCACGACAAAGGTCGCACCATGCAGGAGTTGAAGCGTCGACTGTGGATCCAGGAGCTGTTGCATAAAGTGCACACAGCCAATGGGCCAGCACCTACCCTCCAGGATAGGACACCAAACTTCAGTGGAAATTCGGTACATCTGAAGCCACCAGAGGCGTCGAAGAACATACTGGACAGATTCATACTGGACAGAGACGGCGGAAACCTGCCTCAGGAGACCAACAAATCTCTGGCCTATAAAGACCAGCCGCTCAAGTTGGctacaaaaaggaaaaaaaaggtgagGTTTGGGCGACGTAGAGAGACCGACAAGAAACGCAGACGAGAACGATAA